Proteins encoded together in one Mycobacterium simiae window:
- the ag85A gene encoding diacylglycerol acyltransferase/mycolyltransferase Ag85A, giving the protein MTLVDRFRDAVARMPRRLVVGAAGAALLSGLIGVVGGSATAGAFSRPGLPVEYLQVPSAAMGRDIKIQFQSGGANSPALYLLDGMRAQDDFNGWDINTPAFEWYNQSGISVVMPVGGQSSFYSDWYKPACGKAGCTTYKWETFLTSELPQYLSAQKQVKPTGSAAVGLSMAGSSALILAAYHPEQFPYAGSLSALLDPSQGMGPSLIGLAMGDAGGYKAADMWGPSSDPAWQRNDPSLQVGKLVANNTRIWVYCGNGKPSDLGGDNLPAKFLEGFVRTSNLKFQDAYNQAGGHNAVWNFDANGTHDWPYWGAQLHAMLPDLQSALGATPGAGPATAAAAAGSTQGT; this is encoded by the coding sequence ATGACGCTTGTTGACAGGTTTCGCGACGCCGTGGCACGTATGCCACGCCGACTCGTGGTGGGTGCCGCAGGCGCGGCCCTGCTGTCGGGTCTGATCGGCGTTGTGGGGGGCTCGGCAACCGCTGGGGCGTTCTCGCGCCCCGGTCTGCCGGTGGAGTACCTGCAAGTTCCGTCGGCGGCCATGGGCCGGGACATCAAGATCCAATTCCAGAGCGGTGGCGCTAACTCGCCGGCGCTGTACCTGCTCGACGGCATGCGTGCGCAGGACGACTTCAACGGCTGGGACATCAACACCCCGGCGTTCGAGTGGTACAACCAGTCGGGCATCTCGGTGGTCATGCCCGTCGGCGGCCAGTCGAGTTTCTACTCCGACTGGTACAAGCCCGCCTGCGGTAAGGCCGGCTGCACCACCTACAAGTGGGAAACCTTCCTGACCAGCGAGCTGCCGCAGTACCTGTCGGCGCAGAAGCAGGTCAAGCCGACCGGCAGCGCGGCTGTCGGTCTGTCGATGGCGGGCTCGTCGGCGTTGATCCTGGCCGCCTACCACCCCGAGCAGTTCCCGTACGCCGGCTCGCTGTCGGCGCTGCTGGACCCGTCGCAGGGGATGGGGCCGTCGCTGATCGGCCTGGCTATGGGTGACGCCGGTGGCTACAAGGCCGCCGACATGTGGGGCCCGTCCAGCGACCCGGCGTGGCAGCGCAACGACCCGTCGTTGCAGGTCGGCAAGCTGGTCGCGAACAACACCCGCATCTGGGTGTACTGCGGTAACGGCAAGCCGTCAGACCTCGGTGGCGACAACCTGCCCGCCAAGTTCCTCGAGGGCTTCGTGCGGACCAGCAACTTGAAGTTCCAGGACGCCTACAACCAGGCCGGCGGCCACAACGCGGTGTGGAACTTCGATGCCAACGGCACGCACGACTGGCCGTACTGGGGCGCGCAGCTGCACGCCATGCTGCCCGACCTGCAGTCGGCGCTCGGCGCGACCCCGGGTGCTGGGCCGGCCACCGCGGCAGCCGCCGCTGGTTCCACCCAGGGCACCTAA
- the culp6 gene encoding carboxylesterase Culp6 yields the protein MTTNSRRNKRRRILAWAAALSMAGVVLLVIVAVVTMLRSSETPPSAVPPGVLPPSSTSTHPHKPRPAAQDASCPDVEMMVIPGTWESSPQDDPLNPVQFPNALLHKVTGAIAEQFPSSRVLTYTVPYTAQFRNPLSGDTQMSYNESRAEGTRAAIQALTDMTNKCPLTSYVLMGFSQGAVIAGDIASDIGNGRGPVDDDLVLGVTLIADGRRQQGVGNDIGPNPPGEGAEVTLHEVPVLSGMGLTMTGARPGGFGDLNSKTNEICAPGDLICAAPNEAFSIANLPNTLNTLAGGAGQPIHAMYATTQFWNLDGAAATDWTLNWARNLIENAPHPKHG from the coding sequence ATGACCACGAACTCCCGGCGCAACAAGCGCCGCCGCATCCTCGCTTGGGCCGCCGCGCTCAGCATGGCCGGAGTCGTCCTGCTGGTCATCGTCGCCGTGGTGACCATGCTGCGTAGCTCCGAAACTCCACCCAGCGCGGTGCCCCCGGGTGTGCTACCGCCGTCGTCTACCAGCACTCACCCGCACAAGCCGCGGCCCGCCGCGCAGGACGCCTCGTGTCCCGATGTCGAAATGATGGTCATTCCTGGAACCTGGGAATCGTCCCCGCAGGACGATCCGCTCAACCCCGTGCAGTTCCCGAACGCGTTGCTGCACAAAGTCACCGGGGCGATCGCCGAGCAGTTTCCCTCCTCCCGGGTGTTGACCTACACCGTCCCTTACACGGCGCAATTCCGTAATCCGCTGAGCGGCGACACCCAGATGTCCTATAACGAGAGCCGCGCCGAAGGCACCCGCGCGGCGATCCAGGCGCTGACCGACATGACCAACAAGTGCCCGCTGACCAGCTACGTGTTGATGGGCTTTTCCCAGGGCGCGGTGATCGCCGGCGATATCGCCAGCGATATCGGGAACGGTCGCGGCCCGGTCGACGATGACCTGGTGCTCGGGGTGACGCTGATCGCTGACGGCCGGCGCCAGCAGGGCGTCGGCAACGACATCGGGCCCAACCCGCCCGGCGAGGGTGCCGAAGTCACGCTGCACGAGGTGCCGGTGCTGTCCGGAATGGGGCTGACGATGACCGGGGCGCGGCCGGGCGGGTTCGGCGATCTCAACAGCAAAACCAACGAGATTTGCGCGCCGGGTGACCTGATCTGCGCCGCCCCGAACGAGGCGTTCAGCATCGCGAACTTACCGAATACACTCAACACCCTGGCCGGCGGTGCGGGTCAGCCGATTCACGCCATGTACGCAACGACGCAGTTCTGGAACCTCGATGGCGCCGCGGCGACGGATTGGACGCTGAATTGGGCGCGTAATCTCATCGAAAACGCGCCGCACCCCAAGCACGGATGA
- a CDS encoding esterase family protein has protein sequence MTVVRGLPAVLRVLCVAVLAAGLALVMQPTGIVGKVRAAGYESLMVPSAAMGRDIPVAFLGGGPHAVYLLDAFNAAPDVSNWVTAGNAMNTLAGKGISVVAPAGGAWSMYTNWEQDGSKQWDTFLSSELPDWLAANKGLAPGGHGAVGASQGGYGALALAAFHPDRFGFAGSLSGFVYPSSTNYNGAILAGLQQFGGVDGNGMWGAPQLGRWKWHDPYVHAALLAQNNTRVWIYSPTTQAGDDAAMIGQAGAAMGSSREFYQQYRSVGGHNGHFDFPAGGDNSWGSWSGQLGAMSGDIVGAIR, from the coding sequence ATGACGGTCGTGCGGGGTTTGCCAGCGGTTCTCCGGGTGCTCTGCGTGGCAGTACTGGCGGCCGGGCTGGCCTTGGTGATGCAGCCGACCGGAATCGTCGGCAAAGTCAGGGCGGCGGGATACGAAAGCCTGATGGTGCCCTCGGCGGCCATGGGCCGCGACATCCCGGTGGCTTTCTTGGGCGGCGGGCCGCACGCCGTGTACCTGCTGGACGCCTTCAACGCGGCACCCGACGTCAGCAACTGGGTGACTGCCGGGAACGCGATGAACACCTTGGCCGGCAAGGGCATCTCGGTGGTGGCCCCCGCCGGCGGTGCGTGGAGCATGTATACCAACTGGGAGCAGGACGGTAGCAAGCAGTGGGACACCTTCCTGTCCAGCGAACTGCCCGACTGGCTGGCGGCCAACAAGGGCCTGGCGCCCGGCGGTCACGGCGCCGTCGGCGCCTCGCAGGGCGGCTACGGCGCGCTGGCGCTGGCGGCCTTCCACCCCGACCGCTTCGGATTCGCCGGTTCGCTGTCCGGGTTCGTCTACCCCTCGAGCACCAACTACAACGGCGCGATCCTGGCCGGGCTGCAGCAATTCGGCGGCGTCGACGGCAACGGCATGTGGGGCGCACCGCAACTGGGCCGCTGGAAGTGGCACGACCCCTACGTGCATGCCGCGTTGTTGGCCCAGAACAACACCCGGGTCTGGATCTACAGCCCGACCACCCAGGCCGGTGACGACGCCGCCATGATCGGCCAGGCGGGCGCCGCGATGGGCAGTTCGCGCGAGTTCTACCAGCAATACCGCAGCGTCGGCGGGCACAACGGGCACTTCGACTTCCCGGCCGGCGGCGACAACAGTTGGGGCTCTTGGTCGGGACAGCTGGGCGCCATGTCCGGCGACATCGTGGGCGCCATCCGCTAA
- the aftB gene encoding terminal beta-(1->2)-arabinofuranosyltransferase, translating into MPSASPGLEAIKREVMRRRAGGRRRGRSPFPYDTVVRASLWISVAVVAALFGWGAWQRRWIADDGLIVLRTVRNLLAGNGPVFNQGERVEANTSTAWTYLMYAGGWVGGPLRLEYVALALALALSVAGVVLLMLGAGRLYAPSLRGRRAIMLPAGALVYIALPPARDFATSGLENGLTLAYLGLLWWMMVCWSQPVRNRPDSDLFVGALAFVAGFSVLVRPELALMGGLALIMMLTAARTWRRRLLIVVAGGLLPVGYQIFRMGYYGLLVPGTALAKDAAGDKWSQGMIYLSNFVHPYVVWLPVLLLVPLGLIVMAARRRPSFLRPMLAPNYGRLARRVQSPPAVVAFVLVSGLLQALYWTRQGGDFMHARVLLAPLFCLLAPVAVVPVLVPDGQDYSRETGYWVAGAAGLLWLGLAGWSLWAANSPGMGYDATHVTYTGIVDERRFYAQATGHAHPLTAEDYLDYPRMAAVLTALDNTPDGALLLPSGNYTQWDLVPMLPSPDGKPPQKPQHAVFFTNLGMLGMNVGLDVRVIDQIGLANPLAQHTQRLEHGRIGHDKNLFPDWVIADGPWVKVYPGVPGYLDVNWVAQAVAALQCPETKAVLAAVRAPMTLHRFVSNFLHSFEFTAYRIDRVPRYELARCGLPVPEAIPPPPRQ; encoded by the coding sequence TTGCCTTCGGCTAGTCCCGGCCTGGAGGCCATCAAGCGTGAGGTGATGCGCCGCCGGGCGGGGGGCAGGCGGCGTGGCCGGTCGCCGTTCCCGTACGACACCGTGGTTCGGGCCAGCCTGTGGATCAGCGTGGCGGTGGTCGCCGCGCTGTTCGGGTGGGGTGCGTGGCAGCGGCGCTGGATCGCCGACGACGGACTGATCGTGCTGCGCACCGTGCGCAACTTGTTGGCCGGTAATGGGCCGGTGTTCAACCAGGGTGAGCGGGTGGAGGCGAACACCTCGACGGCCTGGACGTACCTGATGTACGCGGGGGGCTGGGTCGGCGGCCCGCTGCGGCTGGAATACGTCGCACTGGCATTGGCCCTGGCGCTGTCGGTCGCCGGTGTGGTGCTGCTGATGCTGGGCGCCGGCCGACTTTACGCCCCCAGCCTGCGGGGTCGCCGCGCGATCATGTTGCCCGCCGGGGCGTTGGTGTACATCGCCCTGCCGCCGGCGCGTGACTTTGCCACCTCCGGCCTGGAAAACGGCCTGACGCTAGCGTATTTGGGGTTGCTGTGGTGGATGATGGTGTGCTGGTCCCAGCCGGTGCGCAACCGGCCCGACAGCGACCTGTTCGTCGGGGCGCTGGCCTTCGTCGCCGGGTTCAGTGTGCTGGTGCGTCCCGAGCTGGCGCTGATGGGTGGCCTGGCGCTGATCATGATGCTGACGGCGGCCCGAACCTGGCGCCGCCGGCTGCTGATCGTGGTGGCCGGCGGACTGCTTCCGGTGGGGTACCAGATCTTCCGGATGGGCTACTACGGGCTGCTCGTGCCCGGCACCGCGCTGGCCAAGGACGCCGCAGGTGACAAGTGGTCGCAGGGCATGATCTATCTGTCCAACTTCGTTCATCCCTACGTCGTGTGGCTACCGGTGCTGCTGCTGGTGCCGCTGGGATTGATCGTGATGGCAGCGCGGCGCCGGCCCTCGTTTCTGCGCCCGATGCTGGCGCCCAATTACGGCCGGCTGGCCCGCCGCGTCCAGAGCCCGCCGGCCGTGGTCGCCTTCGTCTTGGTGAGTGGCCTACTGCAGGCGCTGTACTGGACGCGACAGGGCGGCGATTTCATGCATGCACGCGTGCTGTTGGCGCCGCTGTTTTGTTTGCTGGCACCGGTCGCCGTGGTGCCGGTGCTGGTTCCCGACGGACAGGATTACTCGCGCGAGACGGGGTACTGGGTGGCCGGTGCGGCCGGCCTACTGTGGCTGGGTCTGGCGGGCTGGTCGCTGTGGGCAGCAAACTCGCCGGGGATGGGCTACGACGCCACCCACGTCACCTACACCGGCATCGTCGACGAGCGGCGTTTCTACGCCCAAGCGACCGGGCACGCCCACCCGTTGACCGCCGAGGACTACCTGGACTACCCGCGGATGGCCGCCGTGCTGACCGCGCTGGACAACACGCCGGACGGGGCGCTGCTGTTGCCATCCGGCAACTACACGCAGTGGGATCTGGTTCCCATGCTGCCGTCCCCGGATGGCAAACCACCGCAAAAGCCGCAGCACGCAGTGTTTTTCACGAACTTGGGCATGCTGGGCATGAACGTCGGGCTCGACGTCCGGGTGATCGACCAGATCGGCTTGGCCAACCCGCTCGCTCAGCACACCCAGCGTCTGGAGCACGGGCGGATCGGGCACGACAAGAACCTGTTCCCCGACTGGGTGATCGCCGACGGACCATGGGTGAAGGTGTACCCGGGTGTGCCGGGCTATCTGGACGTGAATTGGGTTGCTCAGGCGGTGGCGGCTCTGCAGTGCCCGGAGACCAAGGCCGTGCTGGCCGCGGTGCGCGCTCCGATGACGTTGCATCGGTTCGTCTCAAACTTCTTGCACTCCTTCGAATTCACCGCCTATCGGATCGATCGGGTGCCGCGCTATGAACTCGCTCGGTGTGGCCTGCCGGTGCCCGAAGCGATTCCCCCGCCACCGCGACAGTGA
- the fadD32 gene encoding long-chain-fatty-acid--AMP ligase FadD32: protein MAYHNPFIVNGRIKFPDNTNLVRHVEKWAKVRGDRLAYRFVDFSTERDGVYRDIVWRDFSARNRAVGARLQQVTAPGDRIAILCPQNLHYLIAFFGALYAGRIAVPLFDPSEPGHVGRLHAVLDDCHPSTILTTTEAAEGVRKFIRARAAKERPRVIAVDAVPNEVAATWVEPEATEETIAYLQYTSGSTRTPTGVQITHLNLPTNVLQVLVGLEGKEGDRGLSWLPFFHDMGLITALLSPVLGHNFTFMTPAAFVRRPGRWIREMARKPDDAPDCEVFTVAPNFAFEHAAVRGVPKDGEPPLDLSNVKAILNGSEPVSPASMRKFYEAFAPYGLRDTAIKPSYGLAEATLFVSTTPMDEEPTIIHVDRDELNNQRFVKVPADSPNAVAQVSAGVVGVDEWAVIVDPDTASELPDGQIGEIWLHGKNLGTGYWGKEEETNSVFRNILKSRIPESHAEGAADDGLWVRTGDYGTYFEGHLYIAGRIKDLVIIDGRNHYPQDLEYTAQEASKALRTGYVAAFSVPANQLPQAVFDNPHTGLTFDPDDTSEQLVIVAERAAGTHKLEYQPIADEIRAAIAVRHGVTVRDLLLVQSGSIPRTSSGKIGHRACRAAYLDGSLRSGVGSPTAFANATD from the coding sequence ATGGCGTACCACAACCCGTTCATCGTGAACGGACGAATCAAGTTCCCAGATAATACGAACCTGGTTCGGCACGTGGAGAAGTGGGCGAAGGTTCGCGGCGACCGGCTGGCCTACCGGTTCGTGGACTTCTCGACCGAACGCGACGGGGTATACCGGGACATTGTCTGGCGCGATTTCAGCGCCCGCAACCGCGCCGTGGGTGCCCGCCTGCAGCAGGTCACTGCGCCGGGCGACCGAATCGCCATCCTGTGCCCGCAGAACCTGCACTACCTGATCGCCTTCTTCGGCGCCCTGTACGCCGGCCGCATCGCGGTGCCGCTGTTCGACCCCAGCGAGCCGGGCCACGTCGGCCGCCTACATGCCGTGCTCGACGACTGCCACCCCTCGACGATCCTGACCACCACCGAGGCGGCCGAAGGCGTCCGTAAATTCATCCGGGCCCGGGCGGCCAAGGAGCGGCCGCGCGTCATCGCCGTCGACGCGGTGCCCAACGAGGTCGCCGCCACGTGGGTCGAGCCGGAGGCCACCGAGGAAACCATCGCCTACCTGCAGTACACCTCCGGTTCCACGCGCACCCCGACCGGTGTGCAGATCACCCACCTCAACCTGCCCACCAACGTGCTGCAGGTGCTGGTCGGCCTGGAAGGCAAGGAAGGTGACCGCGGCCTGTCCTGGCTGCCGTTCTTCCACGACATGGGCCTGATCACCGCGCTGCTGTCGCCGGTGCTCGGGCACAACTTCACCTTCATGACGCCGGCCGCGTTCGTGCGCCGCCCCGGCCGCTGGATCCGCGAGATGGCCCGCAAACCCGACGACGCCCCGGACTGCGAGGTCTTCACCGTCGCACCGAACTTCGCGTTCGAGCACGCCGCCGTGCGCGGCGTCCCGAAAGACGGCGAACCGCCGCTGGACCTGAGCAACGTCAAGGCGATCCTCAACGGCAGCGAGCCGGTGTCGCCGGCGTCGATGCGCAAGTTCTACGAGGCCTTCGCGCCGTACGGCCTGCGTGACACGGCCATCAAGCCGTCCTACGGCCTGGCCGAGGCGACACTGTTCGTCTCCACCACGCCGATGGACGAGGAGCCGACCATCATCCACGTCGACCGCGACGAGCTGAACAACCAGCGCTTCGTCAAGGTGCCCGCGGATTCACCGAACGCGGTCGCGCAGGTGTCCGCCGGTGTTGTCGGCGTCGACGAGTGGGCGGTCATCGTCGACCCGGATACGGCCAGCGAGCTGCCCGACGGCCAGATCGGGGAGATCTGGCTGCACGGCAAGAACCTTGGCACCGGCTACTGGGGCAAGGAGGAAGAGACCAACTCCGTCTTCCGCAATATCCTCAAGTCGCGCATCCCCGAGTCGCACGCGGAGGGTGCGGCCGATGACGGGCTGTGGGTGCGCACCGGCGACTACGGCACCTACTTCGAGGGCCACCTCTATATTGCCGGCCGGATCAAGGACCTGGTGATCATCGACGGCCGCAACCACTACCCGCAGGACCTCGAGTACACGGCCCAGGAGGCCAGCAAGGCGCTGCGCACCGGATACGTGGCCGCGTTCTCGGTGCCGGCCAACCAGCTTCCGCAGGCGGTGTTCGACAACCCACACACCGGGCTCACGTTCGACCCCGACGACACCTCCGAGCAGTTGGTGATCGTCGCCGAGCGCGCCGCGGGCACGCACAAGCTCGAGTACCAGCCCATTGCCGACGAGATCCGCGCGGCCATCGCCGTGCGTCATGGCGTCACCGTTCGTGATCTGCTGCTGGTTCAGTCGGGGTCGATTCCCCGGACGTCCAGCGGCAAGATCGGCCACCGCGCCTGCCGCGCTGCCTACCTTGACGGCAGCCTGCGCAGCGGCGTGGGATCCCCGACCGCTTTTGCCAACGCAACAGACTGA